One region of Termitidicoccus mucosus genomic DNA includes:
- a CDS encoding nucleoside 2-deoxyribosyltransferase: MKKSKKKSLTVYFASELFSLKHLIGNAYLAEAIYEHSHGRYLCVLPQNLEQRDNTAHSIRDQDIRTLLECDLGLFNYDGTELDSGTVVEFMFAKFADIPSVILRSDFRHGGDQRGDPWNLMTSFYPRTANVIIDSLGLYKHSMRSHRRSTLNEIVRLAGQHSSVDAQLMCEQIARACVRALDRVAGMEPRMPRHLREEVYSWLALMPGLKGNTKELRKHFERTLKHKVERDLL; the protein is encoded by the coding sequence ATGAAGAAATCCAAGAAAAAGAGCCTCACGGTGTATTTCGCCAGCGAGCTCTTCAGCCTGAAGCACCTCATCGGGAACGCCTATCTCGCCGAGGCGATTTACGAGCACTCCCATGGCCGCTACCTGTGCGTGCTGCCGCAGAACCTGGAGCAGCGCGACAACACCGCCCACTCGATCCGCGACCAGGACATCCGCACGCTGCTCGAATGCGACCTGGGCCTGTTCAACTACGACGGCACCGAGCTCGACTCGGGCACGGTGGTGGAGTTCATGTTTGCGAAGTTCGCCGACATCCCGTCGGTGATCCTCCGCAGCGATTTCCGGCACGGCGGCGACCAGCGCGGCGATCCGTGGAACCTGATGACGAGTTTTTATCCGCGCACCGCGAACGTCATCATCGACAGCCTCGGCCTCTACAAACACTCGATGCGCAGCCACCGCCGCTCGACCCTCAACGAGATCGTGCGGCTGGCCGGCCAGCACAGCTCGGTGGACGCGCAGCTGATGTGCGAACAGATCGCCCGCGCCTGCGTGCGCGCGCTCGACCGCGTGGCCGGGATGGAGCCGCGCATGCCGCGCCACCTCCGCGAAGAGGTGTATAGCTGGCTCGCCCTCATGCCCGGCTTGAAAGGCAACACCAAGGAACTCCGCAAGCATTTCGAGCGCACCCTGAAGCACAAGGTCGAGCGCGATTTGTTGTGA
- a CDS encoding uracil-DNA glycosylase, whose amino-acid sequence MRATLTALADELRRLKADGVTTVAVSDESIAALRRLVRARAPAAAPAPARPSSPPPPSATAPETRVYSQLREPAKRPAPPPPEPKLPPPPAVTLPEGDKQTRWDALHALVVNDPVCREHVRPGKKVVLGVGGLDAKIFFCGEAPGQEEEIQGEPFVGPAGQLLTKMIQGMGLARGDVYIGNIMNWRPELPVAPGGVQYGNRPPTAEEMAYCLPYLRAQLDIVRPEVIVALGSTAAQGLLGAGSFKTLGEVRGRWMQFFGTPVMITYHPSYILRTPTNRTKRAVWEDLLKVMEHEKIAMPISDRQRSYFLGK is encoded by the coding sequence ATGCGCGCCACGCTCACCGCCCTCGCCGACGAACTCCGCCGCCTCAAGGCCGACGGTGTGACCACCGTGGCCGTGTCCGACGAGAGCATCGCCGCGCTCCGCCGGCTCGTTCGCGCCCGCGCCCCGGCCGCCGCCCCGGCGCCCGCCCGCCCATCTTCCCCTCCCCCGCCCTCCGCCACCGCGCCCGAAACCCGCGTCTATTCCCAGCTCCGCGAACCCGCGAAACGCCCCGCGCCGCCGCCGCCCGAACCCAAGCTCCCCCCGCCGCCCGCCGTCACCCTGCCCGAGGGCGACAAGCAAACCCGCTGGGACGCGCTTCACGCGCTCGTCGTCAACGACCCGGTCTGCCGCGAGCATGTGCGGCCCGGCAAAAAAGTCGTGCTCGGCGTGGGCGGCCTTGACGCCAAAATCTTTTTCTGCGGCGAGGCCCCCGGCCAGGAGGAGGAAATCCAAGGCGAGCCCTTCGTCGGCCCCGCCGGGCAGCTCCTCACCAAGATGATCCAGGGCATGGGGCTCGCGCGCGGCGACGTTTACATCGGCAACATCATGAACTGGCGTCCCGAACTGCCGGTCGCGCCCGGCGGCGTGCAATATGGCAACCGTCCGCCCACCGCCGAGGAAATGGCCTACTGCCTGCCGTATCTTCGCGCGCAACTGGACATCGTGCGCCCCGAGGTCATCGTTGCGCTCGGCTCCACCGCCGCGCAAGGTCTGCTCGGCGCGGGCAGCTTCAAGACGCTCGGAGAAGTACGCGGACGCTGGATGCAGTTTTTCGGCACGCCTGTCATGATCACCTATCATCCCTCGTACATCCTGCGCACGCCGACAAACCGCACCAAGCGCGCCGTCTGGGAGGATTTGCTCAAAGTCATGGAGCACGAAAAAATCGCCATGCCGATTTCGGACCGGCAGCGCAGTTATTTTTTGGGCAAATAA
- a CDS encoding AzlD domain-containing protein: MKILLLFLGLGAVTFLMRLSFIGLLGKRDLPERFRTALHFVPLAVFTAIIVPEVLMPGGQLTFAVSGEPRITAAIAAVIVAAFTRRVLPTIAAGMGVLWLLRWLMM; this comes from the coding sequence ATGAAAATCCTCCTGCTGTTCCTCGGGCTGGGCGCCGTGACGTTTCTGATGCGCCTGTCCTTCATCGGCTTGTTGGGCAAACGCGATTTGCCAGAAAGGTTTCGCACCGCACTGCATTTCGTGCCGCTGGCCGTGTTCACCGCCATCATCGTGCCCGAGGTGTTGATGCCGGGCGGCCAGTTGACATTTGCCGTGTCCGGTGAACCGCGCATCACCGCCGCCATCGCCGCCGTGATCGTCGCCGCGTTCACGCGCAGGGTGCTCCCAACCATCGCCGCCGGCATGGGCGTCCTCTGGCTCCTGCGCTGGCTCATGATGTGA
- a CDS encoding glucan biosynthesis protein, whose amino-acid sequence MQRISTSAVLAAALFCISAMPGSAQTSARASRGAPFSFELLQARARDLAAAPYQVRASRVPPVLQNLDYDQHRDIRFDPAQSLWRAEKLPFQLQFFHPGFIHRHTVQIHEVVDGYERPIPFAQKLFDYGKNTGLDGTIPSDMGFSGLRVSAPLNTRDYFDELVVFQGASYFRALPRGARYGLSARGLALNTAEPGGEEFPVFEEFWVVRPKPGAREIVIHALLDSPSATGAYQFSITPGDDTVARVRAALFLRAGAEKTVRILGVAPLTSMFWFGENSADRFEDLRPEVHDSDGLAIHTGTGEWIWRPLDNPRAVRTAAFSDQNPRGFGLAQRDRAFSSYEDIEAAYHLRPSAWVEPVGDWGSGEVRLVEIPTPDETNDNIVAFWVPGQLPPAGRPLTLEYRLHWHTGAASGARPPDGRVIATRQGHSKTHEPDLWRFWVDFDGDGLAGLPADAKGIEAVVTVGDGAKLVHSGVEKNPFNRTWRAAFAIRPDGSGKPVELRCFLRDTGAALTETWSYLWNQ is encoded by the coding sequence ATGCAAAGAATCTCAACATCCGCCGTGCTCGCCGCCGCTTTATTTTGCATCAGCGCCATGCCGGGTTCCGCGCAAACCTCCGCCCGCGCCTCCCGGGGCGCGCCGTTCTCGTTCGAGCTACTCCAGGCCCGGGCGCGCGACCTGGCCGCGGCGCCCTATCAGGTCCGCGCCAGCCGCGTGCCGCCGGTGTTGCAGAACCTCGACTACGACCAGCACCGCGACATCCGCTTCGACCCGGCGCAGTCCTTGTGGCGCGCGGAAAAACTTCCGTTCCAGCTCCAGTTCTTTCACCCCGGCTTCATCCACCGCCACACCGTGCAAATCCACGAGGTCGTGGACGGCTATGAACGCCCGATCCCGTTTGCCCAAAAACTCTTCGACTACGGAAAGAACACCGGGCTCGACGGCACGATCCCATCCGACATGGGTTTCAGCGGGCTGCGCGTCAGCGCGCCGCTCAACACCCGCGACTACTTCGACGAACTCGTCGTGTTCCAGGGCGCGAGCTACTTCCGCGCCCTGCCGCGCGGCGCGCGCTACGGCCTCTCGGCGCGCGGCCTCGCGCTCAACACCGCCGAGCCCGGCGGCGAGGAATTCCCTGTGTTCGAGGAATTCTGGGTCGTGCGGCCCAAACCCGGCGCGCGCGAAATCGTGATCCACGCGCTGCTCGACAGCCCGAGCGCCACGGGCGCGTATCAATTTTCAATTACACCCGGCGACGACACCGTCGCGCGTGTGCGCGCCGCGCTCTTCCTGCGCGCCGGCGCGGAGAAAACCGTGCGGATCCTCGGCGTCGCCCCGCTCACGAGCATGTTCTGGTTTGGCGAAAACTCGGCCGACCGCTTCGAGGACCTGCGGCCCGAGGTGCACGACTCCGACGGCCTCGCGATTCACACCGGCACGGGCGAATGGATCTGGCGCCCGCTCGACAACCCGCGCGCCGTGCGCACCGCCGCGTTCTCCGACCAAAACCCGCGCGGCTTCGGCCTCGCGCAACGCGACCGCGCGTTCTCCAGCTACGAGGACATCGAGGCCGCCTATCACCTGCGCCCCTCCGCGTGGGTCGAGCCCGTCGGCGACTGGGGGAGCGGCGAAGTGCGGCTGGTCGAAATCCCCACCCCCGACGAAACCAACGACAACATCGTCGCCTTCTGGGTGCCCGGACAACTCCCGCCCGCCGGGCGCCCGCTCACGCTCGAATACCGCCTGCACTGGCACACCGGCGCCGCCAGCGGCGCGCGGCCGCCCGACGGGCGCGTCATCGCGACGCGCCAGGGGCACTCGAAAACGCACGAGCCTGACCTCTGGCGCTTCTGGGTCGATTTCGACGGGGACGGGCTCGCCGGGCTGCCCGCCGACGCCAAGGGCATCGAGGCCGTCGTGACCGTCGGCGACGGCGCGAAACTCGTCCACTCGGGCGTCGAGAAAAATCCCTTCAACCGCACCTGGCGCGCCGCGTTTGCCATCAGGCCCGACGGCTCCGGCAAGCCCGTCGAACTCCGCTGCTTCCTCCGCGACACCGGCGCCGCCCTCACCGAAACATGGAGCTACCTTTGGAATCAATAG
- a CDS encoding O-antigen ligase family protein, translating to MSSLAKVYLVLLSAAWIVPAWWLGGSTVSGQWILLVLAGAALAAAVWRRAVSPHDGFLRSPPDGAEDEAGASAPVPGGGIKAAAWCYGAAGLFLFYLLVQALNPAFRFSAGHPVGTLREIGHVPWLPSGIIAPFAAGWEGSPPFENPWRYLLVFGGAVALVCATTLGLNRVTLVRRWLEVMLAHAAMFSAVSLAHNLSGSRLTYWFLYDAANRLGGPVFPNGNQQGAYQLLLLAVALAALFVRSGARPFPSLPHRGVWLGAAVTLVWLGVMSGRHRAGMVLGAMLAVAAVFLAWRRAANPAVKRRVVVAAAAGVAVMLAGILTVPAWRETAARFGEVAGPRELVRGGSFRPLLHETAWLMSKDERLFGWGGGAYLYLFNEYSASVPDLAAAFERQGLHRVVFAHADSDWLEFLVEYGILGLAFLATPLVCWLGWLARRARRLPAATWMLTAGALAVFAQATLDPVFRNPVTLAALVIVFWTGVRLHQIRRAGMLAGKPGDGAHRRRAGHPRRARVSA from the coding sequence ATGAGTTCCCTCGCAAAGGTTTATCTCGTGCTGTTGTCGGCGGCGTGGATCGTGCCGGCGTGGTGGCTGGGCGGTTCCACGGTATCAGGCCAGTGGATACTCCTTGTCCTGGCCGGCGCGGCACTGGCCGCCGCCGTGTGGCGGCGGGCGGTCTCCCCGCATGACGGCTTCCTCCGCAGCCCGCCCGATGGGGCGGAAGACGAGGCCGGCGCGTCGGCCCCGGTCCCCGGCGGCGGAATAAAGGCGGCGGCGTGGTGCTACGGGGCGGCGGGGCTGTTTTTGTTTTATCTGCTCGTGCAGGCGCTGAATCCGGCCTTCCGGTTTTCCGCGGGGCATCCGGTCGGAACCTTGCGCGAGATCGGGCATGTGCCGTGGCTGCCGTCGGGGATCATCGCCCCGTTTGCGGCGGGTTGGGAGGGATCGCCGCCGTTTGAAAACCCGTGGCGCTACCTGCTGGTGTTTGGCGGCGCGGTGGCGCTGGTGTGCGCCACCACGCTCGGGCTGAATCGCGTGACGCTGGTGCGGCGCTGGCTGGAAGTGATGCTGGCGCACGCGGCGATGTTCAGCGCGGTTTCGCTTGCGCACAATCTGTCCGGCTCGCGGCTGACCTACTGGTTTTTGTATGACGCGGCCAACCGGCTGGGCGGGCCGGTGTTTCCCAACGGCAACCAGCAGGGCGCCTATCAGCTGCTGCTGCTGGCGGTGGCGCTGGCGGCATTGTTTGTGAGGAGCGGAGCGCGTCCTTTTCCCAGCCTGCCGCATCGCGGGGTCTGGCTGGGCGCGGCGGTGACGCTGGTCTGGCTGGGCGTGATGTCCGGACGGCACCGGGCGGGGATGGTCCTGGGCGCGATGCTGGCGGTCGCGGCGGTGTTTCTCGCCTGGCGGCGCGCGGCGAACCCGGCCGTGAAACGCCGCGTGGTCGTCGCGGCGGCGGCGGGCGTGGCGGTGATGCTGGCGGGCATTCTCACCGTGCCGGCGTGGCGCGAGACGGCCGCGCGCTTCGGCGAGGTGGCCGGCCCGCGCGAGCTGGTGCGGGGCGGGAGTTTCCGCCCGCTGCTGCACGAGACGGCCTGGCTGATGTCGAAGGACGAGCGGCTGTTCGGCTGGGGCGGCGGCGCGTATCTGTATTTGTTCAATGAATACAGCGCGTCCGTGCCCGACTTGGCGGCGGCGTTTGAACGGCAGGGGCTGCACCGGGTGGTGTTTGCGCATGCGGACAGCGACTGGCTGGAGTTTCTGGTGGAATACGGCATCCTCGGGCTCGCGTTTCTGGCGACGCCGCTGGTGTGCTGGCTGGGCTGGCTGGCGCGGCGCGCGCGGCGGCTCCCGGCGGCGACGTGGATGCTCACGGCGGGGGCGCTGGCGGTGTTTGCCCAGGCGACCCTCGACCCGGTGTTTCGCAATCCCGTCACGCTGGCCGCGCTCGTGATCGTGTTCTGGACCGGCGTGCGCCTGCACCAAATCCGGCGGGCGGGCATGCTGGCGGGCAAACCGGGCGACGGCGCGCACCGCCGGCGCGCGGGGCATCCTCGCCGGGCGCGGGTGTCAGCATGA
- the mdoH gene encoding glucans biosynthesis glucosyltransferase MdoH has protein sequence MRITPAEFPDRQRMTRRRRVFFTLIFLLTCLGAWLMADLLWNDDQRFTFTDGALLALFIVLFAQISTGFIIAMLGLLTMGRRHGDCHGDSSRILATLAPGEEPRLAGTAVVMPVFNEDVSRVFEGLRVIFRSVEETGKLEHFDFFILSDSNQPNQWIQEEVAWVELCKQVGGFGKIFYRKRRQQINKKAGNVADFLRRWGKSYRYMTVLDADSIMTGDALVKLVALMEKNPTAGIIQTAPRLVNGETLYSRLQQFANRLYSPLFLAGLNYWQQDTGNYWGHNAIIRVQPFIDHCALPELPGSEPFGGRILSHDFVEAALMRKAGWSVWLAGEIEGTYEEGPPTLIDSAKRDRRWCQGNMQHSWLLLAKGFRPCNRLHLLMGVTAYVSSPLWLLFLLFSTWHVHELITGGMANSRAMTVVELFGRTLRVPDAVTLFALTLLLLFLPKFISLFQALKHGGRAARFGGRVRLFASTLVEIVISALLAPVNMLFNSKFVATTLLGQGVSWITQRRGAGEDDGTDWREAILTHYPHMLIGLAWGAGAWLLSPVFFWWLSPVLAGMVFSIPLSILLGKLSLGRAAQKAGLFLTPEETQPPLELARLHSNLETCYKHMRPLETLRADYGLLQAVLDPYVNAVHVSMLRQRTPSEESRDYFALLRERLLREGPDALEPKEKLSLLLDAESMIWLHRELWRTPAAALAEWWRLAVRQYNVLTAAPITALYR, from the coding sequence ATGCGCATCACGCCCGCAGAATTTCCCGACCGCCAGCGGATGACCCGACGCCGCCGGGTTTTCTTCACGCTCATCTTTCTGCTCACCTGCCTCGGCGCATGGCTGATGGCCGACCTGCTCTGGAACGACGACCAGCGCTTCACCTTCACCGACGGCGCGCTGCTCGCGCTGTTCATCGTGCTGTTTGCGCAGATTTCCACCGGCTTCATCATCGCCATGCTCGGCCTGCTCACGATGGGCCGCCGCCACGGCGACTGCCACGGCGACTCCAGCCGCATCCTCGCCACGCTCGCCCCCGGCGAGGAGCCGCGCCTCGCCGGCACCGCGGTCGTCATGCCCGTGTTCAACGAGGACGTGAGCCGCGTGTTCGAGGGACTGCGCGTCATCTTCCGCTCGGTCGAGGAAACCGGGAAGCTGGAGCATTTCGATTTTTTCATCCTCAGCGACTCGAACCAGCCGAACCAGTGGATCCAGGAGGAGGTCGCCTGGGTCGAGCTCTGCAAGCAGGTGGGCGGCTTCGGGAAAATCTTCTATCGCAAGCGCCGGCAGCAAATAAACAAGAAGGCCGGCAATGTCGCCGACTTCCTCCGCCGCTGGGGCAAGAGCTACCGCTACATGACCGTGCTCGACGCCGACAGCATCATGACCGGCGACGCGCTCGTGAAACTCGTCGCGCTGATGGAAAAGAACCCGACCGCGGGCATCATCCAGACCGCGCCCCGCCTCGTGAACGGCGAAACGCTCTACTCGCGCCTCCAGCAGTTTGCCAACCGCCTCTACAGCCCGCTCTTCCTCGCCGGGTTGAACTACTGGCAGCAGGACACCGGCAACTACTGGGGCCACAACGCCATCATCCGCGTGCAGCCCTTCATCGACCATTGCGCGTTGCCCGAGCTGCCGGGGAGCGAGCCGTTCGGCGGACGCATCCTCAGCCACGATTTTGTCGAGGCCGCGCTCATGCGCAAGGCCGGCTGGTCGGTCTGGCTCGCGGGCGAGATCGAGGGCACCTACGAGGAGGGCCCGCCCACGCTCATCGACAGCGCCAAACGCGACCGCCGCTGGTGCCAGGGCAACATGCAGCATTCCTGGCTGCTCCTCGCCAAGGGCTTCCGCCCGTGCAACCGCCTGCACCTGCTCATGGGCGTGACGGCCTACGTGTCGTCGCCGCTCTGGCTGCTGTTTCTCCTGTTCAGCACCTGGCACGTCCACGAACTCATCACCGGCGGCATGGCCAATTCGCGGGCCATGACCGTGGTGGAACTCTTCGGGCGCACGCTGCGCGTGCCCGACGCCGTGACCCTTTTTGCGCTCACGCTGCTGCTGCTGTTTCTCCCGAAATTCATCAGCCTCTTCCAGGCATTGAAACACGGCGGGCGGGCCGCCCGTTTCGGCGGGCGCGTCCGGCTGTTTGCGAGCACGCTGGTGGAAATCGTCATTTCCGCGCTGCTCGCGCCGGTGAACATGCTTTTCAACAGCAAATTCGTCGCCACCACGCTGCTGGGCCAGGGGGTGTCATGGATCACGCAGCGCCGCGGCGCCGGCGAGGACGACGGCACCGACTGGCGCGAGGCGATTCTCACGCACTATCCGCACATGCTCATCGGCCTCGCGTGGGGCGCGGGCGCGTGGCTGCTGTCCCCGGTCTTTTTCTGGTGGCTGAGCCCCGTGCTCGCGGGCATGGTTTTTTCCATCCCGCTCTCCATCCTGCTCGGCAAGCTCAGCCTCGGGCGCGCCGCCCAAAAAGCCGGCCTGTTCCTCACGCCCGAGGAGACACAGCCTCCGCTTGAGCTCGCGCGCCTGCACTCCAATCTCGAAACCTGCTACAAGCACATGCGCCCGCTGGAAACGCTGCGCGCGGATTACGGGCTGCTGCAGGCCGTGCTCGATCCCTACGTGAACGCCGTGCATGTCTCGATGCTGCGCCAGCGCACGCCCAGCGAGGAATCGCGCGATTATTTCGCCCTGCTGCGCGAACGCCTGCTGCGCGAGGGGCCCGACGCGCTCGAGCCGAAGGAAAAACTCAGCCTGCTGCTCGACGCCGAGTCGATGATCTGGCTGCACCGCGAACTCTGGCGCACCCCCGCCGCCGCGCTGGCCGAATGGTGGCGCCTCGCCGTCCGCCAGTATAACGTCCTCACCGCCGCGCCCATCACGGCCCTGTATCGATAA
- a CDS encoding VOC family protein translates to MSKKVTPIPEGYHTVTPYLTLKNAAEGIAFYKQVFGAKELLRFAAKDGTVGHAEIQVGDSRIMLSDEFSDYGALGPKTLGGTPVSLMVYVEDADALFDRAVAAGAKVLMPMTDEFYGDRCGKVEDPFGHKWMLATHKEDVPAAELNARGEKLFGMSLSVGE, encoded by the coding sequence ATGAGCAAAAAAGTAACACCCATCCCGGAGGGGTATCACACCGTCACCCCCTATCTCACCCTCAAGAATGCGGCGGAGGGAATCGCGTTTTACAAGCAGGTGTTTGGCGCGAAGGAACTGCTGCGGTTCGCGGCGAAGGACGGGACCGTGGGGCACGCCGAAATCCAGGTCGGCGACTCGCGCATCATGTTGAGCGACGAGTTTTCCGACTATGGCGCGCTCGGCCCGAAGACACTCGGCGGGACGCCGGTCTCATTGATGGTTTACGTGGAGGATGCCGATGCCTTGTTCGACCGGGCGGTCGCCGCCGGCGCGAAGGTGCTGATGCCGATGACGGATGAGTTTTATGGCGACCGTTGCGGGAAAGTGGAGGATCCGTTTGGGCACAAATGGATGCTCGCCACGCACAAGGAGGATGTGCCGGCCGCGGAGCTCAACGCTCGTGGAGAAAAACTGTTCGGCATGTCGCTTTCGGTCGGCGAATAG
- a CDS encoding AzlC family ABC transporter permease: METFPEQTPPPPPAASAAGPNRRAEYADGFRRMLPLWAGVFPFGMIYGVLALECGLAPWQAQAMSSLVFAGSSQIVLCQLLAASAPLLVVFTAIAIINLRHILYSASLAPSLRALPPWWKAVLAYFLTDEAYATTLGRMTDPDDPSRFRHWHLLGAGTGLWLCWQIATLTGILLGRGVPPEWGLDFAIPLTFIAIVVPRIKTRSDWAAVITSGIAVIVFASLPFKLSLIAATFAGVLAGMWLTRRANSVADANRAAGKNNPGGGSVR; the protein is encoded by the coding sequence ATGGAAACCTTCCCCGAGCAAACGCCTCCGCCACCGCCGGCCGCATCTGCCGCCGGTCCGAACCGGCGCGCGGAGTATGCGGACGGGTTCAGGCGCATGCTGCCGCTTTGGGCGGGTGTCTTTCCCTTCGGCATGATTTACGGCGTGCTCGCGCTCGAGTGCGGCCTCGCGCCCTGGCAGGCGCAGGCGATGAGCTCGCTGGTGTTTGCCGGCAGCTCGCAAATCGTGCTCTGCCAGCTCCTCGCGGCCAGCGCCCCGCTGCTCGTCGTTTTCACGGCCATCGCGATCATCAATCTGCGGCACATCCTCTACAGCGCGTCGCTGGCCCCGTCGCTGCGGGCGCTGCCGCCGTGGTGGAAAGCCGTGCTGGCCTATTTCCTCACCGACGAGGCCTACGCCACCACGCTCGGGCGCATGACCGACCCGGACGATCCGTCGCGTTTCCGGCATTGGCATCTGCTCGGCGCCGGCACCGGTTTGTGGCTGTGCTGGCAGATCGCCACCCTCACCGGCATCCTGCTCGGGCGCGGCGTGCCGCCGGAGTGGGGGCTGGATTTCGCGATCCCGCTCACCTTCATCGCCATCGTGGTGCCGCGCATCAAGACACGCTCCGACTGGGCCGCCGTCATCACAAGCGGCATCGCCGTCATCGTGTTTGCTTCGCTGCCCTTCAAGCTCTCGCTCATCGCCGCCACATTCGCGGGCGTGCTGGCGGGCATGTGGCTCACGCGCCGCGCCAATTCCGTGGCGGACGCAAACCGCGCGGCCGGCAAAAACAATCCGGGCGGAGGCAGCGTCCGATGA
- a CDS encoding riboflavin synthase gives MFTGIVEETGKVASFEKTDAAWKLRLEAKAALAGVAHGDSIAVNGCCLTVVAFDAGHVEFDVLEETRRLTSFSALKPGSAVNLERSLRFDGKVGGHFVTGHIDGLGKIEVLEQRGQDFYLRVRGPGGCGRHLVHKGSIAIDGISLTVAEVEGDALAVWLIPTTMSVTNLREKRAGDPVNLEFDLLGKYVEKLLAGRAPAA, from the coding sequence ATGTTTACTGGCATCGTCGAAGAAACCGGAAAAGTCGCGTCGTTCGAAAAAACGGATGCCGCGTGGAAACTGCGCCTCGAGGCCAAGGCCGCCCTCGCCGGCGTGGCGCATGGCGACAGCATCGCGGTCAACGGCTGCTGCCTCACCGTGGTCGCGTTTGACGCGGGGCACGTGGAGTTCGACGTGCTGGAGGAGACGCGCCGCCTCACCAGCTTTTCCGCGCTCAAGCCCGGCTCGGCCGTGAACCTCGAGCGCAGCCTGCGTTTCGACGGCAAGGTCGGCGGCCATTTCGTCACCGGCCACATCGACGGCCTCGGGAAAATCGAGGTGCTCGAACAGCGCGGCCAGGACTTTTATCTGCGCGTGCGCGGCCCCGGCGGCTGCGGACGCCACCTCGTCCACAAGGGCAGCATTGCCATCGACGGCATCTCGCTCACGGTCGCCGAGGTCGAGGGCGACGCCCTCGCCGTGTGGCTCATCCCGACCACGATGTCCGTGACCAACCTCCGCGAAAAACGCGCCGGCGATCCGGTGAACCTTGAGTTCGACCTGCTCGGCAAATACGTCGAGAAACTCCTCGCGGGGCGCGCGCCCGCCGCCTGA
- the purE gene encoding 5-(carboxyamino)imidazole ribonucleotide mutase: MTNTANTKQQPLVGIIMGSQSDWPVLEHAAKTLAGFGIAHEARVISAHRTPHAAFEYATSAESRGLKCLIAGAGMAAHLAGVLAGLTPLPVLGVPMESPQLKGLDSLLSTVQMPGGVPVATFAIGKAGAVNAAVFAASMLALGDARVKQALADFRAEQTRKVLETKLDQG, from the coding sequence ATGACAAATACCGCCAACACCAAGCAACAGCCGCTCGTGGGCATCATCATGGGCAGCCAGTCCGACTGGCCGGTGCTGGAGCACGCCGCGAAAACGCTCGCCGGTTTCGGCATCGCCCACGAGGCGCGCGTGATCAGCGCGCACCGCACGCCGCACGCGGCGTTTGAATACGCCACGTCGGCGGAATCGCGGGGCTTGAAATGCCTCATCGCCGGCGCCGGCATGGCCGCGCACCTGGCGGGCGTGCTCGCCGGGCTCACGCCGCTGCCCGTGCTCGGCGTGCCGATGGAGTCGCCGCAGCTCAAGGGGCTGGACTCGCTGCTTTCCACCGTGCAGATGCCGGGCGGCGTGCCCGTGGCGACATTTGCCATCGGCAAGGCCGGCGCGGTCAACGCGGCCGTCTTCGCGGCGTCAATGCTGGCGCTGGGCGACGCGCGCGTGAAGCAGGCGCTGGCGGATTTCCGCGCCGAGCAGACCAGGAAGGTCTTGGAAACGAAGCTCGACCAGGGTTGA
- a CDS encoding metallophosphoesterase, with the protein MNGRIIAIGDIHGCHQELAELLERIAPTKDDRLIFLGDLVNRGPNSCAVIDIAKARGALSLLGNHELRLLNFRKTSDLAFLKETDHDTLDKLRPEDWAYLEQMPLTHYVPELNTVFVHGGFLPGQPWQKQPADIVTRIQVIDRDGRPRKRAEAPGAPAWADLWNGPPFVVYGHTSRPQIYKHKWSVCIDTACVLGGALTAYILPERRFVQVKAKRAYYP; encoded by the coding sequence ATGAACGGACGCATCATTGCCATCGGAGACATCCACGGCTGCCATCAGGAGCTCGCGGAGCTTCTCGAACGCATCGCCCCCACCAAGGACGACCGGCTGATTTTCCTCGGCGACCTCGTCAACCGCGGCCCCAACAGTTGCGCGGTCATCGACATCGCCAAGGCGCGCGGGGCGCTCTCGCTTCTCGGCAACCATGAGCTTCGCCTGCTCAATTTCCGCAAAACCTCCGACCTCGCTTTTCTCAAGGAAACCGACCACGACACGCTCGACAAACTCCGCCCCGAAGACTGGGCCTATCTCGAGCAGATGCCGCTCACCCACTATGTCCCCGAGCTGAATACCGTTTTTGTCCACGGCGGTTTCCTCCCCGGCCAGCCCTGGCAGAAACAACCGGCCGACATCGTCACGCGCATCCAGGTAATCGATCGCGACGGACGCCCGCGCAAGCGCGCCGAGGCGCCCGGCGCGCCCGCTTGGGCCGATCTCTGGAACGGCCCTCCTTTCGTGGTCTACGGGCACACATCGCGCCCGCAAATCTACAAGCACAAATGGTCCGTCTGCATCGACACGGCCTGCGTGCTGGGCGGCGCGCTCACTGCCTACATCCTGCCCGAGCGCCGGTTTGTGCAGGTGAAGGCCAAACGGGCCTATTATCCGTAG